One region of Spiroplasma endosymbiont of Asaphidion curtum genomic DNA includes:
- a CDS encoding transposase family protein — protein sequence MLFSGKKRQHSLKSQIIIDLFNNKIISVDFCYGSIHDYKLFLKSNTLINPKLELIADLGYQGLQNVHKNAELYL from the coding sequence TTATTATTTTCTGGTAAGAAAAGGCAACATTCATTAAAATCGCAAATAATTATTGATTTATTTAACAATAAAATTATTTCAGTAGATTTTTGTTATGGCAGTATTCATGATTATAAGTTATTTTTAAAATCAAATACACTTATAAATCCAAAATTAGAATTAATTGCTGATTTAGGATATCAAGGTTTGCAAAATGTTCATAAAAATGCTGAATTATACTTGTAA
- a CDS encoding IS30 family transposase: MGYKHLGIYERIYIENQLKFKVKISEIAKNLNRSISTIIREVNRNKDSNHYFSLIAQNKAENRKQSHVYFHKFKNRELVKYVQQKLLLGWSPEQIYGRIKNFHKEWIISFKTIYNWIYSGLLEKVTNKNLRRKGKKRKSQENRGKFNGKSIKERNINVNNRITVGHWEGDTVVSSRGKSKSCLITLVERTSRFTLAMLVENRTTKVVNENISHYLSILPNNLVKTITFDRGKEFSNWQQLEKNLNVKIYFANAYSPWQRGTNENTNGLIREKFPKKFNFSNTTKNAVHKFILSLNQRPRKILNYLSPIEYLVRKII; this comes from the coding sequence ATGGGTTACAAACATCTTGGCATATATGAAAGAATTTATATTGAGAATCAATTGAAGTTTAAAGTAAAAATTAGTGAAATAGCTAAAAATCTTAATCGAAGTATTAGTACTATTATTCGAGAAGTCAATAGAAATAAAGATAGTAATCATTATTTTTCATTAATTGCACAAAATAAAGCAGAAAACAGAAAACAATCACATGTTTATTTTCATAAGTTTAAAAATAGAGAATTAGTAAAATATGTACAACAAAAATTACTATTAGGTTGATCGCCTGAACAAATTTATGGCAGAATTAAAAATTTTCATAAAGAATGAATTATTAGTTTTAAAACAATTTACAATTGAATTTATTCTGGATTACTTGAAAAAGTTACTAATAAAAATTTAAGAAGAAAAGGTAAGAAACGAAAATCTCAAGAAAATCGCGGTAAATTTAATGGTAAATCAATTAAAGAACGAAATATTAATGTTAATAATCGTATAACTGTTGGTCATTGAGAAGGTGATACTGTAGTATCATCACGAGGTAAAAGTAAATCATGTTTAATAACTTTAGTTGAAAGAACATCAAGATTTACTTTAGCAATGTTAGTTGAAAATAGAACTACTAAAGTTGTTAACGAAAACATTAGCCATTATTTATCAATTCTTCCAAATAATCTTGTTAAGACTATAACATTTGATAGGGGTAAAGAATTTTCTAATTGACAACAACTTGAAAAAAATTTAAATGTGAAAATTTATTTTGCTAATGCGTATTCGCCTTGACAAAGAGGTACTAATGAAAATACTAATGGTTTAATTAGAGAAAAATTTCCTAAAAAATTTAATTTTTCAAATACTACTAAAAATGCAGTTCATAAATTTATATTGTCTTTAAACCAAAGACCAAGAAAAATACTAAATTATCTTTCACCAATCGAATATTTGGTTAGAAAAATAATTTAG
- a CDS encoding IS30 family transposase produces the protein MGYKHLGIYERIYIENQLKFKVKISEIAKNLNRSISTIIREVNRNKDSNHYFSLIAQNKAENRKQSHVYFHKFKNRELVKYVQQKLLLGWSPEQIYGRIKNFHKEWIISFKTIYNWIYSGLLEKVTNKNLRRKGKKRKSQENRGKFNGKSIKERNINVNNRITVGHWEGDTVVSSRGKSKSCLITLVERTSRFTLAMLVENRTTKVINENISHYLSILPNNLVKTITFDRGKEFSNWQQLEKNLNVKIYFANAYSPWQRGTNENTNGLIREKFPKKFNFSNTTKNAVHKFILSLNQRPRKILNYLSPIEYLVRKII, from the coding sequence ATGGGTTACAAACATCTTGGCATATATGAAAGAATTTATATTGAGAATCAATTGAAGTTTAAAGTAAAAATTAGTGAAATAGCTAAAAATCTTAATCGAAGTATTAGTACTATTATTCGAGAAGTCAATAGAAATAAAGATAGTAATCATTATTTTTCATTAATTGCACAAAATAAAGCAGAAAACAGAAAACAATCACATGTTTATTTTCATAAGTTTAAAAATAGAGAATTAGTAAAATATGTACAACAAAAATTACTATTAGGTTGATCGCCTGAACAAATTTATGGCAGAATTAAAAATTTTCATAAAGAATGAATTATTAGTTTTAAAACAATTTACAATTGAATTTATTCTGGATTACTTGAAAAAGTTACTAATAAAAATTTAAGAAGAAAAGGTAAGAAACGAAAATCTCAAGAAAATCGCGGTAAATTTAATGGTAAATCAATTAAAGAACGAAATATTAATGTTAATAATCGTATAACTGTTGGTCATTGAGAAGGTGATACTGTAGTATCATCACGAGGTAAAAGTAAATCATGTTTAATAACTTTAGTTGAAAGAACATCAAGATTTACTTTAGCAATGTTAGTTGAAAATAGAACTACTAAAGTTATTAACGAAAACATTAGCCATTATTTATCAATTCTTCCAAATAATCTTGTTAAGACTATAACATTTGATAGGGGTAAAGAATTTTCTAATTGACAACAACTTGAAAAAAATTTAAATGTGAAAATTTATTTTGCTAATGCGTATTCGCCTTGACAAAGAGGTACTAATGAAAATACTAATGGTTTAATTAGAGAAAAATTTCCTAAAAAATTTAATTTTTCAAATACTACTAAAAATGCAGTTCATAAATTTATATTGTCTTTAAACCAAAGACCAAGAAAAATACTAAATTATCTTTCACCAATCGAATATTTGGTTAGAAAAATAATTTAG
- a CDS encoding transposase family protein encodes MKMVEILKEAEAKQKQIGGRPNKLSIEQRLLMTLEYWKEYSTYRIIAKKYNISHVSCIRNIFWVENTLIKNSHFHIPGKKILLENKGTNNNLLAIDATEIPIERIKKN; translated from the coding sequence ATGAAAATGGTAGAAATTTTAAAAGAAGCTGAAGCTAAACAAAAACAAATTGGTGGTAGACCAAATAAATTATCAATAGAGCAAAGATTACTTATGACTTTAGAATACTGAAAAGAATATAGTACATATCGTATTATTGCAAAAAAATATAATATTAGTCATGTTAGTTGTATTCGTAATATCTTTTGAGTTGAAAATACTCTAATAAAAAATAGTCACTTTCATATACCTGGCAAAAAGATATTATTGGAAAATAAGGGTACTAATAATAATTTATTAGCAATTGATGCTACAGAAATTCCAATTGAAAGAATTAAAAAAAACTAA